A window of the Lolium perenne isolate Kyuss_39 chromosome 7, Kyuss_2.0, whole genome shotgun sequence genome harbors these coding sequences:
- the LOC127315526 gene encoding transcription factor SPEECHLESS, whose amino-acid sequence MGDALCDQLLVDVDGEFQLPSDADDLFRILETWEDCVNGPAAALSPTTGGHGRGGPGLLQAGPAPGNKGSKRRAPQDEYDGTAKTQKRQRYSPEEGGGATPKTPHITVERNRRKQMNEHLTVLRSLMPCFYVKRGDQASIIGGVVDYIKELQQVKQSLEAKKQRKVYTEHVLSPRPLPSSYSPRLPLSPLHRSTPPLSPLLKSTPPLSPRLAIPISPARTPPTPGSPYILRPLPPPLISGSTYVSPAMTPTGHDPAASSYLPSLDAITAELSVYANRQALLLPPTNPLPDVRVEFAGANLVLKTVSHRAPGQAVKIIAALEGRAPALEILHAKISTIDDTDVNAFTVKIGIECALSAEELVQEIQQTFS is encoded by the exons ATGGGTGATGCGCTGTGCGATCAGCTCCTCGTGGACGTTGACGGCGAGTTCCAGCTCCCCTCCGACGCCGACGACCTATTCAGGATCCTGGAGACGTGGGAGGACTGCGTGAACGGCCCTGCCGCCGCGTTAAGCCCCACCACCGGCGGCCACGGCAGAGGTGGTCCTGGGCTTCTGCAGGCTGGTCCTGCGCCGGGAAACAAAGGCAGCAAGCGACGAGCGCCGCAGGACGAATATGACGGCACCGCAAAGACGCAGAAGAGGCAGAGATACTCGCCGGAGGAGGGAGGCGGCGCGACGCCCAAGACGCCGCACATCACGGTGGAGCGCAACCGGAGGAAGCAGATGAACGAGCACCTGACAGTGCTGCGGTCTCTCATGCCATGTTTCTATGTCAAGCGG GGTGACCAGGCATCAATCATAGGAGGTGTggtggactacatcaaggagctgcAGCAAGTGAAGCAGTCGCTGGAGGCCAAAAAGCAGCGCAAGGTCTACACGGAGCATGTCCTCAGCCCGCGGCCGCTGCCGTCGTCCTACAGTCCACGCCTCCCGCTCAGCCCGCTCCACAGATCCACGCCGCCGCTAAGCCCGCTCCTCAAGTCCACGCCACCGCTCAGCCCGCGCCTCGCCATCCCGATCAGCCCTGCAAGGACGCCGCCGACGCCAGGCAGCCCCTACATTCTCCGGCCCCTCCCACCACCACTGATCTCCGGCTCCACATACGTGTCACCAGCGATGACGCCAACCGGCCACGATCCTGCGGCCTCCTCCTACCTCCCCTCGctcgacgccatcaccgccgagCTGTCGGTCTACGCCAACCGGCAGGCGCTGCTGCTGCCCCCGACCAACCCCCTCCCCGACGTGAGGGTGGAGTTCGCCGGCGCGAACCTGGTGCTGAAGACGGTGTCGCACCGCGCGCCGGGGCAGGCGGTCAAGATCATCGCCGCGCTGGAGGGACGGGCGCCGGCGCTGGAGATCCTCCACGCCAAGATCAGCACCATCGACGACACCGACGTCAACGCCTTCACCGTCAAG ATTGGAATCGAGTGTGCGCTCAGCGCGGAAGAGCTGGTGCAAGAGATTCAGCAAACGTTCTCGTAA